From the genome of Candidatus Electrothrix communis, one region includes:
- a CDS encoding UvrD-helicase domain-containing protein → MHPLNPLTLNLHGQILIEASAGTGKTYTIALLFLRLLLEKGLSVDEILVVTFTKAATEELRGRIRQRIRDALDVLEGQGPDDSLLQELLAKATEIIPRDRAVILLGDALTRMDEAAIYTIHGFCQRMLQEHAFESGSPFAMEFLESEQLLRKRIMEDFWRQRFYPASEEEATWVASLWQAPEALLAGLGGHLGRQDLECLPAISEEEVSQQAEAAATLFAQVQEQWQEQREEVAELLRENKRLSRDKSKGYGLPRLETALELLDEVLAAQAVPWLLAAELELFTNSKIHSSLKKNKQDPPDHPFFALFEEFFQTHQRLSQSRRILVLLQARTWLHEELTRRKEAQDQLSFDDLLTRLEAALQGEGGGRLARSISRRFPVIMVDEFQDTDPLQYRIFATVHRAADKETKTERTASSAESKKPGLFLIGDPKQAIYSFRGADIFTYIQARQDTLPENRLTMTTNYRSATPMVAAVNHLFHHEAPFLFAKDEIDFPEVQAAGLADKAPLLLEEKESSSAGCRRGESLCSPLHIGQARGPAPTNCIAPAPLTCLLLREGDKGKPLAKGTAEEQAARFCAHEIADLLAAGQRGEARIGDQPLSAGDFAVLVRTHAEADLVRNELSALSITSVSFSQQSVFAGKEARQLLTVMTALNDLSDSALVRTALVTELFGYTAERLDNLRNDEQEWEEVMFVLAAYRRTWQQQGVIPMLQKLLKDQQTVSRLHAAPSGERMLTNFLHLAELLQAESRYRFGVHGANALLRWFSDQIHSPEKHAENQQLRLESDENLVKIVTIHKSKGMEYPVVFLPFLWAARPCSPKRPLAFHRPDQPEQLCLDLGSGKDEHFLLAEKERLAEDLRLLYVAVTRARACCFFCWGRVSKMEDSALCYLLHGGLPDPDQLLTDLDRLDNGTGMLALKPFPERFFPPKLDNTDTNVTLVSPLFKGQVDTRWRLTSYSGLISSLHPGEALEVTIPEPERPDYDEGADREPAKASGLPEPPVLDAFCFPKGAAAGTCLHAILEKISFTDPTGHEAVIGAELARAGFDQSWLPMVGSWMGDILQTNLGKENAFSLAAVRENNRVNEMAFYFPLIGMRLRRFNQVLEAFSYPPLPNQHEVLEGLMVGFIDLVFAVDGRYYLADYKSNFLGSCPVDYQQEQLWAAMLDHRYDLQYLIYTLALHRFLKGRIKDYQYDEHFGGALYLFLRGLHPDNDAGTGVFAARPSFALIEALDQVVANVV, encoded by the coding sequence ATGCACCCACTCAACCCCCTGACCCTCAATCTCCACGGCCAAATCCTCATCGAGGCCAGTGCCGGAACCGGCAAAACCTACACCATCGCCCTCCTCTTTCTTCGCCTGCTCCTGGAAAAGGGCCTGAGCGTGGATGAAATCCTGGTGGTCACGTTCACCAAGGCCGCCACCGAAGAACTGCGCGGCAGGATTCGCCAGCGTATTCGCGATGCCCTGGATGTACTGGAAGGCCAGGGGCCGGATGATTCCCTCTTGCAGGAGCTGCTTGCCAAGGCCACTGAAATAATCCCTCGGGACAGGGCCGTCATCCTGCTCGGCGACGCTCTCACCCGCATGGACGAGGCGGCCATCTACACCATCCACGGTTTTTGCCAGCGGATGCTCCAGGAGCATGCCTTTGAGTCCGGGTCTCCCTTTGCAATGGAGTTTTTGGAAAGCGAACAGCTCCTGCGCAAGCGGATTATGGAAGATTTTTGGCGGCAGCGCTTCTATCCCGCCTCGGAGGAAGAAGCGACCTGGGTGGCCTCGCTCTGGCAGGCACCCGAGGCACTCCTTGCCGGGTTGGGCGGCCATCTAGGCCGTCAGGATTTGGAATGTCTCCCGGCAATCAGCGAAGAAGAGGTGAGCCAGCAAGCAGAGGCTGCTGCGACCCTCTTTGCGCAAGTGCAGGAGCAGTGGCAGGAACAGCGAGAGGAAGTTGCCGAGCTGTTGCGGGAAAATAAACGACTTTCTCGGGATAAGAGCAAGGGCTACGGGCTGCCCCGGCTGGAGACGGCTCTGGAGCTGCTGGATGAGGTTCTTGCTGCGCAGGCCGTGCCTTGGTTGCTGGCAGCTGAGCTGGAGCTTTTCACCAACAGCAAGATCCACTCTTCTTTAAAAAAGAATAAACAGGATCCTCCCGACCATCCCTTTTTTGCCCTGTTTGAGGAGTTTTTTCAGACCCATCAGAGGCTGAGTCAATCTCGCCGTATTCTTGTTCTGCTCCAGGCCAGAACCTGGTTGCATGAGGAACTGACCCGGCGCAAAGAGGCCCAGGATCAGCTCTCCTTTGACGATCTCTTGACCCGGCTGGAGGCGGCCTTGCAGGGCGAAGGGGGCGGGCGATTAGCCCGAAGCATCAGCAGGCGTTTTCCGGTCATCATGGTGGATGAGTTTCAGGATACCGATCCTCTTCAGTACCGTATCTTTGCTACGGTCCACAGGGCAGCGGATAAGGAGACGAAAACGGAACGTACTGCTTCTTCGGCAGAGAGCAAGAAACCGGGCCTCTTCCTGATCGGTGATCCCAAACAGGCTATCTACAGTTTTCGCGGGGCAGATATCTTTACCTATATTCAGGCCCGGCAGGATACTTTGCCGGAAAACCGCCTGACCATGACCACCAATTATCGCTCCGCCACCCCGATGGTCGCAGCGGTCAATCACCTGTTCCACCATGAGGCCCCCTTTCTCTTTGCCAAGGACGAGATTGATTTCCCAGAAGTCCAGGCAGCGGGCTTGGCGGATAAGGCCCCGCTCCTGCTGGAAGAGAAGGAATCGAGTTCTGCCGGATGCCGTAGGGGCGAATCCCTGTGTTCGCCCTTGCACATCGGGCAGGCACGGGGACCTGCCCCTACAAACTGTATTGCGCCCGCCCCCCTGACCTGTTTGCTCCTCCGGGAAGGCGATAAGGGCAAACCCTTGGCCAAGGGAACAGCAGAAGAACAGGCAGCCCGATTCTGCGCCCATGAGATCGCGGATCTGCTGGCTGCGGGCCAGCGCGGCGAGGCGCGGATCGGCGATCAGCCTTTGAGCGCGGGCGATTTCGCCGTCCTGGTTCGCACCCATGCTGAGGCCGATCTTGTCCGCAATGAGCTGAGTGCCCTGTCCATCACCTCTGTTTCCTTTAGCCAGCAATCGGTGTTTGCTGGCAAAGAGGCTAGGCAGCTGCTCACCGTCATGACAGCCCTCAATGATCTCTCTGATTCCGCCTTGGTGCGGACAGCCTTGGTCACGGAGTTGTTCGGCTATACGGCGGAAAGGCTGGATAACCTCCGCAATGATGAGCAGGAATGGGAAGAGGTTATGTTTGTACTGGCCGCTTATCGTCGGACCTGGCAGCAGCAGGGTGTTATCCCCATGTTGCAAAAGCTGCTCAAGGATCAGCAGACGGTCAGCCGTCTCCATGCTGCCCCCAGCGGGGAGCGAATGCTGACCAATTTCCTCCATCTTGCCGAGCTGCTCCAGGCAGAGTCCCGCTATCGTTTCGGGGTCCATGGGGCTAACGCCCTGCTGCGCTGGTTCAGCGATCAGATCCATTCTCCGGAAAAACATGCGGAAAACCAACAGCTGCGGCTGGAGAGCGATGAGAACCTGGTCAAGATCGTCACCATTCATAAATCCAAGGGCATGGAATACCCGGTGGTTTTTCTCCCCTTTCTTTGGGCAGCCCGTCCCTGTTCGCCCAAGCGGCCCCTGGCCTTTCATCGTCCTGACCAGCCTGAACAACTCTGCCTTGATCTGGGTAGCGGCAAGGACGAGCATTTTCTCTTGGCAGAAAAGGAACGGCTGGCTGAAGATCTGCGCCTGCTCTATGTGGCTGTGACTAGGGCACGAGCCTGCTGCTTTTTCTGCTGGGGCCGGGTCAGCAAGATGGAGGACAGTGCGCTCTGCTATCTCCTGCACGGGGGCCTGCCTGATCCTGATCAGCTCCTTACTGATTTAGATCGCCTAGATAATGGAACCGGCATGCTGGCTTTGAAACCTTTTCCAGAGAGATTCTTTCCGCCCAAGCTCGATAACACGGACACCAACGTTACGTTGGTTAGCCCGCTCTTCAAGGGGCAGGTTGATACCCGTTGGCGGCTGACCAGTTATTCCGGTCTGATTTCCTCGCTCCATCCCGGTGAAGCTCTTGAGGTTACCATCCCCGAACCGGAACGGCCTGATTATGATGAGGGGGCTGACAGGGAGCCAGCGAAGGCAAGCGGATTACCAGAGCCTCCGGTCCTGGATGCCTTTTGTTTTCCCAAGGGAGCAGCAGCAGGAACCTGTCTCCATGCCATCCTGGAGAAGATCAGCTTTACTGATCCCACCGGTCATGAGGCAGTGATTGGAGCAGAACTGGCCCGAGCCGGTTTTGATCAGAGCTGGTTGCCCATGGTGGGCAGCTGGATGGGGGATATTCTTCAGACGAACTTGGGTAAGGAAAACGCCTTTTCCCTTGCCGCTGTCCGGGAGAACAACCGGGTCAATGAAATGGCCTTTTATTTTCCCCTTATTGGCATGCGATTGAGGCGATTTAATCAGGTGTTGGAAGCGTTTTCCTATCCGCCCCTGCCGAATCAGCATGAGGTGCTGGAGGGGCTGATGGTCGGTTTTATCGATCTGGTTTTTGCTGTTGATGGCCGCTATTATCTGGCTGATTATAAATCCAACTTCCTCGGCAGCTGCCCTGTCGATTATCAGCAGGAGCAACTCTGGGCAGCCATGCTTGATCATCGCTATGATCTGCAATATCTCATCTACACCTTGGCCCTGCACCGTTTCCTCAAGGGGCGGATCAAGGATTATCAATACGATGAGCATTTCGGCGGAGCCTTGTACCTCTTCCTTCGCGGGCTGCACCCTGATAATGACGCGGGAACCGGTGTCTTTGCCGCTCGCCCGTCCTTTGCCCTTATTGAGGCCTTGGATCAAGTTGTTGCAAACGTCGTTTGA
- a CDS encoding TrmO family methyltransferase, with amino-acid sequence MTTKGVRSSHRRQKQRDSRAGRQDQADRDTLQVYPRGDKSRGLHGVFVTRSPMRPNPIAISELKVLAVDALPNRSFRPGHPQRHAHCGYQKYSRLNQLLLKRRLQQLDPRPQ; translated from the coding sequence TTGACGACAAAGGGTGTCAGATCAAGTCACCGACGGCAAAAACAACGTGACAGCAGAGCTGGTCGGCAAGATCAGGCTGACCGGGACACCTTGCAAGTCTATCCGCGTGGCGACAAATCCAGAGGCTTGCACGGTGTGTTCGTCACCCGCAGCCCTATGCGCCCCAACCCCATTGCCATTTCCGAGCTGAAAGTCCTGGCTGTGGACGCCCTGCCGAATCGAAGTTTCCGGCCTGGACATCCTCAACGGCACGCCCATTGTGGATATCAAAAATATTCCCGCCTGAACCAGCTGCTCCTCAAACGACGTTTGCAACAACTTGATCCAAGGCCTCAATAA
- a CDS encoding DUF4143 domain-containing protein, translated as MEWDIPNLGFSIPILVIERLWLLLAHYNGQTINYNKLAAAADISIPTLKKYLSILEQTYMVRLLPPAETNLKKRLVKSPKIYLRDSGILHALLDIEQYDFLLSNPMAGASWEGFVIENIITEYDRW; from the coding sequence ATGGAATGGGATATTCCGAATCTGGGATTCAGTATTCCGATTCTGGTCATTGAGCGTTTGTGGTTGCTTTTGGCCCATTATAACGGTCAGACCATAAATTACAATAAACTGGCGGCTGCTGCTGATATATCAATACCGACGTTAAAGAAATATTTGTCAATTCTGGAACAGACCTATATGGTTCGTTTACTGCCCCCTGCGGAGACCAACCTGAAGAAGAGGTTGGTCAAGTCGCCAAAAATTTATTTACGGGACAGCGGAATCCTGCATGCTTTACTTGATATCGAGCAGTATGACTTTCTGCTCTCCAACCCGATGGCGGGTGCATCCTGGGAGGGCTTTGTCATTGAAAATATCATTACGGAGTATGATCGCTGGTGA
- a CDS encoding ATP-binding protein, with protein MKRIYQKTLFELLEFFPCVAVVGVRQCGKTTLVQQLPAEWQLFDLEKASDFEVISRDPDLFLRLHPNWVAIDEAQLLPELFASLRVAIDADRGRAGRFVITGSSSPELIGSISESLAGRVAVLEMAPLTFGETQQRLIPRLAALISERAPLEAFQELAIPKDILQVQHDYWFRGGYPEPWLRNNPRFTTLWMQNYIRTYLNRDIQQLFPGLNREKFRLFIQMLSNLSGTVINYSNVARTLGVSQPTARDYFRIAHNTFIWRHIPAYSQNTSKRIVKHPKGYLRDTGLLHFLLHLRSLNDLLAHPMMGHSWEAAVTEEILRGLDALGISYDYSYYRTGAGAEVDLILEGDFGVVPIEIKYSQKVLLRELRGIRDFIREHNCPYGLVINNDERVTWYDENLLGIPFACCVSD; from the coding sequence ATGAAACGGATATATCAAAAAACACTTTTTGAATTGTTGGAGTTTTTCCCCTGCGTGGCCGTCGTCGGGGTGCGCCAATGCGGAAAAACAACCCTGGTGCAGCAACTTCCTGCGGAATGGCAGCTCTTTGATCTGGAAAAAGCCAGCGATTTTGAAGTAATATCAAGAGACCCTGATCTTTTTCTGCGCCTTCACCCGAATTGGGTCGCCATTGATGAAGCGCAACTGCTTCCTGAACTTTTTGCAAGTCTCCGGGTGGCCATTGACGCTGACCGAGGGAGAGCCGGAAGATTTGTCATCACAGGTTCCAGCTCGCCGGAGCTTATCGGTTCCATCTCTGAAAGTCTCGCAGGGAGAGTGGCTGTGCTGGAAATGGCCCCGCTTACCTTCGGTGAAACGCAGCAAAGACTCATACCGAGACTGGCAGCCCTCATCAGCGAACGCGCCCCCTTGGAGGCTTTTCAAGAGTTAGCTATTCCGAAGGATATCCTGCAGGTACAGCATGACTACTGGTTCCGGGGCGGATATCCTGAACCTTGGCTGCGCAACAATCCGCGTTTCACAACGTTATGGATGCAAAACTATATTCGGACATATCTGAATCGTGATATCCAACAGCTCTTTCCCGGCCTGAACAGAGAAAAGTTCAGGCTCTTCATTCAGATGCTCAGTAATTTATCCGGGACAGTTATCAATTACTCCAATGTTGCCAGAACCCTCGGTGTTTCCCAGCCTACTGCACGGGATTATTTTCGCATAGCTCATAATACCTTTATCTGGCGTCATATTCCGGCGTACAGCCAAAATACATCCAAAAGGATTGTTAAACATCCCAAGGGGTATCTGCGTGACACCGGCCTGCTTCATTTTCTGCTCCACCTTCGGAGCCTGAATGATCTCCTGGCTCATCCGATGATGGGCCATTCCTGGGAGGCTGCGGTGACGGAAGAAATCCTACGCGGACTTGATGCCTTGGGCATCTCCTATGATTACTCGTATTATCGAACCGGTGCCGGTGCCGAGGTTGACCTGATCCTTGAAGGTGATTTCGGAGTCGTGCCGATTGAAATAAAGTACAGCCAGAAGGTACTGTTGCGAGAACTGCGCGGTATCCGAGATTTTATCAGAGAACATAACTGCCCGTACGGGCTTGTCATAAATAATGATGAGCGGGTAACTTGGTATGATGAAAACTTGTTGGGCATCCCCTTTGCCTGCTGTGTAAGCGACTGA
- a CDS encoding ATP-binding protein codes for MHGYVKRMQEAKLHKALSRSPAVAILGPRQSGKSTIARMLLKSVPSVYLDLQDRVDRNKLSEPELFFDRYRDQLICLDEIQLLPEFFSILRSEIDKDRRPGRFLILGSASRDLIKQSTESLAGRIAYIDLTPFFVKELVDISTWSDIWLRGGFPESVLAENDTDSFDWRLDFIRTFMERDIPNLGFNIPIPVIERLWLLLAHYNGQTINYSKLAAAADISIPTLKKYLSILEQTYMVRLLPPAETNLKKRLVKSPKIYLRDSGILHALLDIEQYDFLLSNPMAGASWEGFVIENIITEYDRWRPSFIRTSNGAEIDLMLERAGEKHLFECKLSKAPKPSRGFYELIDAVQPASAWVVAPVDEPYEIKKGIHVCAPVDLEI; via the coding sequence ATGCATGGTTACGTAAAAAGAATGCAGGAAGCAAAACTGCATAAGGCGCTTTCCCGTTCACCGGCGGTCGCCATCCTCGGGCCGAGGCAGTCCGGTAAATCAACAATCGCCAGGATGTTGCTCAAGAGTGTTCCTTCTGTATACCTTGATTTACAGGACCGGGTTGACCGGAACAAGTTGTCGGAACCGGAACTTTTTTTTGATCGATACAGGGATCAGCTCATTTGTCTTGATGAAATTCAGCTTCTTCCGGAATTTTTTTCCATTCTCCGTTCAGAGATAGATAAAGACAGAAGACCGGGCAGGTTCTTAATTTTGGGGTCAGCTTCCCGTGATTTGATCAAACAATCGACAGAATCGCTTGCAGGCCGTATCGCCTATATTGATCTGACACCCTTTTTCGTCAAGGAACTCGTCGATATCTCGACATGGTCGGATATCTGGCTCAGAGGCGGTTTCCCGGAAAGCGTTCTGGCTGAAAACGATACGGACAGTTTTGATTGGCGGCTTGATTTTATTCGAACATTTATGGAGCGGGATATTCCGAATCTGGGGTTCAATATTCCGATTCCGGTCATTGAGCGTTTGTGGCTGCTTTTGGCCCATTATAACGGTCAGACCATAAATTACAGTAAACTGGCGGCTGCTGCTGATATATCAATACCGACGTTAAAGAAATACCTGTCAATTCTGGAACAGACCTATATGGTTCGTTTACTGCCCCCTGCGGAGACAAACCTTAAAAAGAGGTTGGTCAAGTCGCCGAAAATTTATTTACGGGACAGCGGAATCCTGCATGCTTTACTTGATATCGAGCAGTATGACTTTTTGCTCTCCAACCCGATGGCGGGTGCATCCTGGGAGGGCTTTGTCATTGAAAATATCATTACGGAGTATGATCGCTGGCGACCGTCTTTTATACGAACCTCCAACGGGGCTGAAATAGATCTCATGCTGGAGAGGGCAGGAGAAAAACATCTTTTTGAATGCAAGCTCTCAAAAGCTCCGAAACCTTCACGGGGATTTTACGAGCTGATTGATGCAGTGCAGCCTGCATCGGCATGGGTTGTTGCTCCGGTTGATGAACCCTATGAAATAAAAAAAGGAATTCATGTCTGTGCCCCGGTCGATCTGGAAATATAA
- a CDS encoding right-handed parallel beta-helix repeat-containing protein has product MALKKHILFFCTLFSLLPYTVCQSQGAEGLSPHNLLDGHSVESVTLAPFEEAVTKKLQLAQEKALSLIDGQFHKKGNILLVPEKYKTIQSAINAATSGDSVVVKEGIYYEQLVMKDGVKLVSDSSNKGDELVPVDQAILQLPRRTLRTIIDGSKSSPSHHGMFDFTEGLGSTTIIDGFTIQNLPRQNHHEPGHAHAINMRGASAVVMNCVIRNNGSTGIGSHVFFKDQKQPMATRDFRWQNIQTRSSAVIYNNIIRDNFGLGIGCNHFSTPWILGNEIFGNDDSELTGIPTPGIGVKHGAAPTILGNLVHNNPGGGILTGKGEPQGKHQIDKPTAPLITQNIVYSNAEEKPGIGNDDAGSKEFPVRIIENIVTKERAVGIGLMNGGVSILEGNIVTDTGSVGIAVNGSTVLTLNRNKVTKTGAPGIVIVSGSEVHEMQQNIVTNTRGPKIRIKESMVDEK; this is encoded by the coding sequence ATGGCCTTAAAAAAACACATCCTGTTCTTCTGCACTCTCTTTTCCCTCCTCCCTTATACAGTCTGTCAGTCACAGGGAGCAGAAGGGCTTTCCCCCCATAATCTTCTCGACGGACACAGTGTTGAGAGCGTTACTCTGGCTCCATTTGAGGAGGCTGTGACAAAGAAGTTACAGCTGGCCCAGGAAAAAGCCCTGAGCCTTATTGACGGACAATTCCATAAGAAAGGAAACATACTTCTCGTCCCCGAAAAATACAAGACCATCCAGTCAGCCATTAATGCTGCGACATCAGGCGATTCCGTGGTTGTTAAGGAAGGGATCTATTACGAACAGCTGGTCATGAAAGACGGCGTGAAGCTTGTTTCAGATTCTTCCAACAAGGGCGATGAACTCGTTCCCGTGGATCAGGCGATTTTGCAACTGCCCCGCAGGACCCTGCGGACTATCATTGACGGCTCGAAGTCTTCCCCATCCCATCACGGCATGTTTGACTTCACAGAGGGACTCGGCTCCACAACCATTATTGATGGGTTCACCATCCAGAATTTACCCAGACAGAACCATCACGAACCCGGTCATGCCCATGCTATCAACATGAGAGGGGCAAGTGCCGTGGTGATGAACTGCGTTATCCGCAATAATGGTTCCACCGGAATTGGCAGCCATGTTTTTTTCAAGGATCAAAAACAGCCTATGGCCACCCGAGATTTTCGCTGGCAGAACATCCAAACACGGTCTTCAGCGGTGATCTATAATAATATTATCCGTGATAACTTTGGATTAGGGATCGGGTGTAATCATTTTTCAACACCCTGGATACTGGGAAATGAAATTTTTGGCAACGATGATTCGGAACTCACCGGAATACCCACACCGGGCATTGGCGTGAAACACGGCGCAGCACCTACCATTCTGGGCAATCTCGTGCATAATAACCCCGGTGGAGGTATCCTGACCGGGAAAGGAGAGCCCCAAGGGAAACATCAGATAGACAAGCCAACTGCTCCTTTGATTACGCAAAATATAGTCTATAGCAATGCAGAGGAAAAACCAGGTATAGGGAATGATGATGCTGGCTCAAAGGAATTTCCCGTCAGAATTATTGAAAATATTGTGACAAAGGAGCGCGCGGTGGGGATTGGCTTAATGAACGGGGGAGTGAGTATCTTGGAAGGAAATATCGTTACAGATACTGGATCTGTGGGGATCGCCGTTAATGGCAGCACTGTCCTTACACTGAATCGTAACAAGGTAACAAAAACAGGCGCACCAGGTATTGTTATTGTCTCTGGTTCAGAGGTTCATGAGATGCAACAAAATATCGTGACGAACACTCGTGGGCCAAAAATTAGAATTAAAGAGAGCATGGTTGATGAAAAATGA
- a CDS encoding shikimate kinase, whose product MPYVIQYLRQEEKGKIPDQLFPSARAGSIQQHKEFVNNVQGMAADRETQTMKNGADKQQGLPDRIVLTGFRATGKTAVGKALARLIGFRFLDTDQELCQRMGCSVTEAVRQHGWPYFREQEQTLLAELPCWQETIIATGGGAILHQNEWQELHQGSFVVWLRTDLATTLSRLARDQKTAAQRPALTGGRDRQEDVQDPAKEISAVLAEREPLYRAGSDLALDTEGKTPKALAGVIHEQLIFHQPCSL is encoded by the coding sequence ATGCCGTATGTCATACAGTACCTGCGGCAGGAGGAAAAGGGAAAAATACCGGACCAGCTCTTTCCCTCTGCCCGAGCTGGATCAATCCAACAGCATAAGGAGTTTGTGAACAACGTGCAAGGTATGGCAGCAGATAGAGAAACGCAGACGATGAAGAACGGAGCGGATAAACAGCAGGGGCTTCCCGACCGCATTGTCCTGACAGGATTTCGAGCTACCGGTAAAACAGCCGTGGGCAAGGCTCTTGCCCGCTTAATCGGGTTCCGTTTTTTGGATACGGATCAGGAGCTCTGCCAGCGTATGGGCTGTTCCGTTACTGAAGCGGTTAGGCAGCATGGCTGGCCGTATTTTCGCGAGCAGGAGCAGACCTTATTGGCTGAACTTCCTTGCTGGCAGGAAACGATTATCGCCACCGGCGGCGGGGCTATTCTTCATCAGAATGAATGGCAGGAGCTGCATCAAGGATCTTTTGTGGTCTGGCTGCGCACGGATCTCGCCACCACCCTGTCTCGGCTTGCGCGGGACCAGAAGACTGCCGCGCAACGGCCTGCATTAACAGGAGGCAGAGACAGGCAGGAGGATGTGCAGGATCCGGCCAAGGAGATATCCGCTGTGCTGGCGGAACGAGAACCGCTCTATCGGGCCGGTTCAGACTTGGCGCTGGATACGGAGGGAAAAACGCCGAAGGCGTTGGCTGGGGTGATTCATGAACAGCTCATTTTTCATCAACCATGCTCTCTTTAA
- the rmuC gene encoding DNA recombination protein RmuC — translation MAADNLFDLVGQLHFPSLVTGIVLTALSMLSLLLVISHRLQRKNLRLSLHLEQAERNARRFEQEAEELRRERDNLRQQKEEVERDNIGLEAFLHETRTLAGERQQFLAQSKQQLEEDFYNLSRKVMAEQGRVLQEQHAGGLENLLSPVQNQLDSFRKKVEDVYERESRDRLFLIKEVEHLKQLNERISREAVDLTKALQGTNKLQGQWGEMVLERLLEESGLRPGSEFATQVSQRDEQGRLKQPDVIVYLPENRAVIIDAKVSLNSYVEASRTDDEREREQHLTNHINSIQQHVNGLSKKQYQQLPELTTLDFVLLFIPVEGAFQAAVSRKPELLTQSLRRRVMLASPSTLLAILRTIHHIWRLDEQNRNSQIIALEAGKLYDKFVGFTEAFSEVGNRLDQARQSWQLAEKRLSTGKGNLIDRAEALRQLGVQPSKDLSKER, via the coding sequence TTGGCTGCTGATAATCTTTTTGATTTGGTCGGCCAGCTCCATTTTCCTTCCCTGGTCACCGGCATCGTCCTGACAGCATTGAGCATGCTGTCCTTGCTTCTGGTGATCTCTCATCGGCTCCAGCGCAAGAACCTCCGGCTTTCCCTGCACCTGGAACAGGCAGAGCGGAATGCCCGCCGCTTTGAACAGGAGGCGGAAGAGCTGCGCCGCGAGCGGGACAACCTGCGCCAGCAGAAGGAGGAGGTGGAGCGAGATAACATCGGCCTGGAGGCTTTTCTCCATGAAACCAGGACTCTTGCCGGTGAGCGCCAGCAATTCCTTGCCCAAAGTAAACAACAGCTGGAAGAGGATTTTTATAATCTCTCCCGCAAGGTCATGGCCGAGCAGGGCAGAGTTCTTCAAGAGCAGCATGCCGGGGGCTTGGAAAATCTCTTGTCCCCGGTGCAGAACCAGTTGGATTCCTTTCGCAAAAAGGTCGAGGATGTCTATGAACGGGAATCCCGTGATCGTCTCTTCTTAATTAAGGAGGTTGAACATCTCAAGCAATTGAACGAACGGATCAGCCGGGAAGCGGTTGATCTGACCAAGGCCTTGCAGGGCACCAATAAATTGCAGGGGCAATGGGGCGAGATGGTGCTGGAGCGACTCCTGGAGGAATCTGGGCTCCGGCCGGGCAGCGAGTTTGCCACCCAGGTTTCCCAACGGGATGAGCAGGGACGCCTCAAGCAGCCGGATGTGATTGTCTATCTGCCGGAGAACAGGGCCGTGATCATTGACGCCAAGGTGTCCCTGAACAGCTATGTCGAGGCCAGCCGGACCGATGACGAGAGGGAGCGGGAGCAGCATCTGACCAACCATATCAACTCCATCCAGCAGCATGTCAACGGTTTGAGCAAGAAGCAGTATCAGCAGCTTCCTGAACTGACCACCCTTGATTTTGTCCTGCTCTTTATCCCGGTGGAAGGGGCCTTTCAGGCGGCGGTCAGCAGGAAGCCGGAATTACTCACCCAGTCGCTGCGGCGTCGGGTGATGCTTGCCTCGCCCTCGACCCTGTTGGCGATCCTCCGCACCATCCATCATATCTGGCGGCTGGATGAACAGAACCGGAACAGTCAGATCATTGCCCTGGAGGCGGGGAAACTTTATGATAAATTTGTCGGTTTTACCGAAGCCTTTAGCGAGGTAGGCAACCGGCTGGACCAGGCCCGACAGAGCTGGCAATTGGCGGAAAAACGGCTGAGCACGGGCAAGGGAAATCTCATTGACCGGGCTGAGGCCTTGCGACAGCTCGGTGTCCAACCGAGCAAAGATCTCTCAAAGGAACGATGA